The DNA window TTGCTGGTCGGGAATGAAATCTACCCATAGACTCTTGCGGTTCCGCTCGTTCGGCCACACGCTCCCATGCAGGGAAGAACGGACCCGTGAAGCTGCTGCAATGTTGGCAAAACTGACAAAGCAATGTGTTTTGATCGGGTCCAGGTAGAATTCCTGAATTATGTCCGGGTTGGGAGAGCCACCGGGGACGGAGGCAAGGCTGATTAGATGGTTTCGCAGCGCAGCAGGTTGGAGCGGGCGCATAATACCATCGATATAAAGAGCATCCGTGGCGGCGTGCAAGGCAGGCTCAGCGTTCCCATCTGCTGGTGCCACCTCCTTGGGCGGAGAAGCAGGCCGAAGAGGCGCAGCTTCTGCAGGTTTGAATAGCCCACGGAAGCGAGCGTCTTGCTTCGCCGGACGCGTTTCTTTTTGCTCGCCTGCAGGGTGATCTGTGGCTTTCTCATCTCGAGAGACAGAGGCTTCGTCTTCCTTCAACATGATCTGTgggccctcctccttcgcccGAGCCTTTTTAGATGCAAGTTCCTCAGCTGTAGGCGCAGGACTCTGGCTGCGTCGTTTCCGTTTCCGCGTGTCTTCCAGCGTTTCTTCCGTGGGAACAGGTGTCGACAGCTCGGTGTTTGCTTCCGAGGTTTGGGCAGCAGGCGGTACGGATAGCTTTTCAGGTGCTGCAGCAGGTATGGCCTCGGGCTCTTCGACTGGAGGCGCCTGTCCTGCATCGCTGGGAGCTTGCGCAACCGTTTCTGCTCCCTGGGCCTTGTCAGTGACTTTGGGTTGAGGTGTTTCGTCTGCGACCCCATTGGTGGAAACAGGCGGCTGCTCTGGTTGTTGCGGCAGGGCATCGACCACCATCCCTAGCTGCTGCTGAGTTGACGGTTCCTCATGCTTCTCTGCCTCCAGCGTCTTGTCACCAGCAGGCGACACATCTGGTTCTGCTTCCTTTGTTTCTGCTTTTTTGGGTTCTTGCGCGGGGATAGGTTCTGCGGCGGGCTGTTGCTGTCCTTCAGTTGGTTTGGGctcggcggctgctgctgcttgttCAGCTCCAGGCTGTGCcttggcatcttcttccacgagCTTGTCAATGAAATGTTGCTTGAGACGCAGACCGGTCTGTGGGATGCCACGTTTCTTGAGCTCCGCCTTCAGCTCAGTCACCTTCAAGGAGGAGTAGTCGGCCATTGTGTGCGCATTCACTGAGTTGTTGCAACAAGGGCCATGGAGAAACACGAACGCGACTGGAATGGAGATGACCGCATTGCTGAGTCACGCCCGCTCTGGGTTTAGCGCGTTTTGGATCTATACCAGACAATGAGGTATTATCGTGTTTGATGTTATTTTTTACTAAAGAATTGCCGATTCCCtagtttctttctctgtgATCGGGTGTATTGGTCCAGTTGCTTCTGCAGCAGGTCAATGTGCACGGCATCAAGTATCGAGATAAGATAAGTGCCAATCTTCATGGACAAGAGAAACCCAGCCGTCAAATTTACAACAACTGTCCGATGTGGTGTAGTGGTAACATCACCGTCTCTCACACGGTAGCCCGGGGTTCAATTCCCCGCATCGGAAATTGTgtaacttttttttctcagTGGGTGTGGAATGCATAAATTATCAGAAGATCGAATATTAATTAACAAGGCTACTACTTATTATTGAATCGACTCAGGGTCGTTTATACGCCATACGGCCCTCAATTAGCTGttatcttctttttcttcttccctctgtTTCGAGTCTTTTTTTCTATGCACATTAATTATTATTAGTATTTTATGGAATGTACTACTTATGGACTT is part of the Penicillium psychrofluorescens genome assembly, chromosome: 4 genome and encodes:
- a CDS encoding uncharacterized protein (ID:PFLUO_006103-T1.cds;~source:funannotate) → MADYSSLKVTELKAELKKRGIPQTGLRLKQHFIDKLVEEDAKAQPGAEQAAAAAEPKPTEGQQQPAAEPIPAQEPKKAETKEAEPDVSPAGDKTLEAEKHEEPSTQQQLGMVVDALPQQPEQPPVSTNGVADETPQPKVTDKAQGAETVAQAPSDAGQAPPVEEPEAIPAAAPEKLSVPPAAQTSEANTELSTPVPTEETLEDTRKRKRRSQSPAPTAEELASKKARAKEEGPQIMLKEDEASVSRDEKATDHPAGEQKETRPAKQDARFRGLFKPAEAAPLRPASPPKEVAPADGNAEPALHAATDALYIDGIMRPLQPAALRNHLISLASVPGGSPNPDIIQEFYLDPIKTHCFVSFANIAAASRVRSSLHGSVWPNERNRKSLWVDFIPDQQIQNWIRTEEASRNRPGPPVRWEVQYESTEDGTTATLSEAGPNGSHSAPSRPREPGFNRTPPLGPRGSVSQADRRPSNVPVPPAPSSRPGQGFKPLDELFQSTTAKPKLYYLPVPRRVADKRLDQFDELLQKGAFPRRGGDEMRRITFEDDDYFVDVGPEYSAQAIRRRQARGGRMGGMRRD